The Dromaius novaehollandiae isolate bDroNov1 chromosome 9, bDroNov1.hap1, whole genome shotgun sequence nucleotide sequence GGGCTGGCTGCAAGCTGAGGACGCCTTGGCTGCAAGCACACATGCAGAGGCAGTGcggcctccagcacagctccccaGCCCTTCTTTTCGGCTGCATGGGTcatccctgctgccccccagggCAGTCCGAGGGTATTTCAACCCCTCTGCAAACATGGGCCTGAACTTGGCTTGCGCTTTTGGCTGAGAAAAATGGGAGCTGGTCATTTCATGAGAATCGAGCATTTTATTTTGGCCTGTTACAAGTTAAGGCATTTCAGTTAACCTTCCCCTACAAAAACTTTATTTTGGAAGTAGCTTAAATACGCACCCCACAAGGAGGGaatggggcaggcagcagggatgaCAAGCCAGTAGGGTGGGAAGACTCTTGCAGgttttcctgctctgtgctcagaAAGGGACATTTGACTTTATTGAGACCCTGGGGCAGATGTTGCAGCTGGTTTTTAcaccacactgaaaaaaacagaaatttttacAGCTTTCCAGCTCCTTTTCTGAGTGCAGCGTCCTGGGAGCAGGAGAGACGCTGAGCTGTCCTGTCCCAGGCTGCACTGGGCTTGCAGGCTGCCACGTGGAGCGGGCCACTTCTccgcagcagctgggctgtgtcCAAGCCTGGTCCCCTGCTGGATGTGGCACTCTGCAGGACGGATGTGCCGGGATGATGACAAGGGCTGGAAAATGCTGAGCAGGGCAAGGGTTTGAGTCACTGTGCATGGACACAGATGCGTGCGCGCCTTTGCACACTGTCACTCTGACTTTGGGCCAGATGTGCTTGAGATCACAGCTTGGCCATTCCCTCTGGAAGAGACAGGATTTCTTTGCTGCTCTCAGAAAAGCCTGTCTACTTGATGCTGGACAAAGCTGTGCTACTGGGTTCCTTCCCGGGTTTCTTCCCCATAATTCATGCTGTCATTCAAGCTGGTCCCCATGTCCAGCACGAGCACACAGATCTTACCCGGGGGCAGTGCAGTGCCTGTGCCGGAGGGGACGATTTCTCATGCTCACGTCAGTGCCGCTTTGCAGCAGCCAGCCAGTGGCAAAGCCCATGCATGGGGTCTGCTGTCATTCAGCCCTCCTGCTCCCACTGGGAGATGCTGTGGGATGGAGAGGACTTCAGTTTCAGCCGGCTAGAGGTACATGGAGGTGGAAATGCTTTCCAACTCCAACCAGTTTGAATTCAAACACATGCTGGTCCAGCCTTGCTCACAACCCTCTCCTGCTTGGCTTTCCCTCTGTGCCTAAGCAGACAAGATTTATTAGCACAAATAGGAGCTAAATGCGTATGTTATGTTGGACCCATGGGTATTTGCTGAAGGGGGATCTTAACTAGAGCTAGCTGTGGACtcccagctgagagcagagcctgTAGTGTTTAAAGATGCCGTCtaatttctccttcctcctcgcTCAGAGAGCATGTGTGACGGCTGCTAGCTTGTCACATAAATCAGGCTGTGGAAACATGCTCGTGGGATGGCTGGGACGAGGCGCTCAGCAAGCCACCTTCCTGTGCAAGCACAGGCTGGGAGCCAGCCTGGCTGCCAGGGGCGGGCTCCACTCCTGTgggctttcacggtgctctgccCTCCGCCTTTCCTCGCCCGAGCAGCCTCAGCCAGGCCGAGCAGCAGGGGAAGGGCGAGGAAAGTTGTTTTTCCTGGCCACAGGCCAGCGggtgggtgccccccccatgcCACTGCTTTCAGGTGGGGCTGTGGATGACGGCTGGGTGCCTGGGGATCAGCTGTGGCCTGGCATTGTGCCCACAGAGGCTTGTCACCCGGCCTCCTGCGATGTGGCTCTGGGCTTGCCTGTCTTCACCAGGGAAGGGCCGGAGTCAGGGATTTTTACTCTAGTTAAGTACTATTTTTTCTTCTGGGAACAAAGCCCATTCACTGGGAGGGATGTCACTCCGTGTGGGGGGGACCAGAGGGTGCCCTGTGCCAGTGGCATGCCAGCTGCTGATGTATGAGAAGGACAGAGCTACCGTATGGACAAGTCCGTAGCAGAAATGTATAAGGAACAGCTCCTTCCTTGAATGCATGAGCCCCGGCACTTGGGTTATCTTTGCTACAGAAGCTGAAATCCTGCCAAGGAAGCAAAGGCCAGTTCCAAAAAACCAAAAGCTGCAAACGTGCTGATATGGGGAAGGTCTGGCAAGTGCCTGCCCCAGGTACGGTCCTTCCCCTTGGCTGCTAGTGTGCTGTTTGCGAAGACATCGAACAGAGGTTGCTCCCGCAGGGTACATGTGGAGGgatttttgcagtgctctgcacgGGTGCTGGTGTCTTGGGGCTGTCTGCTTCCCAGATGTGTGCAAGCAGGggtttttctttcagtgctatTTTTCATCTGGGCGATGCCCCAGGGCTGTGTGTGCTGTTGTCTCCCCTGGGGAGAGGATAATTATTTAATGAGGGTTTTTGATGTCTGTCAGcagagtgtgtgtatgtgagtgATTAGGGCTGGGTTGGGGGAGCCTGGGCTGGGCTAGAGGCAGGGGAGGGTTGCGCCCCAGCGCCCTGGGGACAGCAACACCATGGCCAGGACTGGGTGTTCGTCTAGGGAGCAAGGCTGCGGCCTGTGGTTCCGGCCCTGCTGTCGTGTCTCTGGTTACAATAGCTAGTGCTGGCTGGACAGATGCAAAGCAGAGCCCCGAGGAAGCtcagagcagccccggggctgtcAGGCTGGTGAGTCCCGACCCCAGGAGCTGCGGTCAGAGCTGCAGCTCAGTGGGATGGTTTGTGCTGGTGAGCCTGCACGCTTGGTGCGTGGCACCGTCAGCACAATGTCCTGGGCCCGGGGATGGAGAGAGGCCAGCCTCGCCACACGGACGGCAAGGCACCTTACTGGCTTCCTCAAAGCAGGGGGAATCATGGGGGTGGGGAGAAAGCAGGTTTCCAGGATCCACAAGACCCCTATGATGCCATGGAGTGCTCCAGCCAAAGCTGGAGATGGGTTTGCTGCCCAAGAGCCCCTGTGTGAGTGGGAGGGCAGAGCACCCCGTCACGAGGCAGGGAACCTGTCCAATGTCACCTGGGCAGGTTGGGATCATCGCTGGGGCCATCATGTGCTCTGTCATCTCTCCACACAGACCTTCGCCCTCTAGACATCCTCTCAGAGGTGGTCCCTGCCAGTGGGCTGGGCCAAGACATGAGGGTGTTTCAAGTGCAGGGGGTGCGCGGTTTCCAGCTCACTGCCTCGCGGCCCCGGGCCCTGGGCTTTCCTGCCTCCCGGCTCTTCATCCACTGCGACCGCTTCCCTGAGGAGTTCTCCATCATCGTCACACTAAGAGTCCTTAATGTCCCCGCCAAGGTAAGCGCTGCCAGCTGGGGGTACAGCCTGAGCCCCTTGAGCTGGGATTGGAGGTCGGGAAATGAATGGGCACAATCTGGCCCTGGGCAGTGAGATTTGACTATGTTGTCTAAGAACCACCAGTGATGGTTCTCACTGCCTTTGGTGCCTTCTGACTGTGTTTGCATGCTGGTGGCCTGCACGGCCCTGGTGAGGGTGCTGCTCCCACCAGCTTGGCTTGCAGCAGCTCTTCCAGCCCAGATCTCAACCGCCAAGCCCTCTTGCCTCCTCTTGCCTCCTCTTGCAGAGAAACGAATACCTCTTCACCCTCATGGCTGAGGAGAGCCACAGCGTGCTGGTGGGGCTCCGCTACTCCCCGAACAAGCTCCACTTCCTCTTCTGGAGCCAGGAGCACTTCAACGGCTGGCAGACCTGCGTCACCTTCCACAATGTTTCCTTGTCAGACAACCAGTGGCACACACTCGTCCTGGCTGTCTCTGGCCAATCCTTCTCCCTGACAGTGGACTGCAATGTCCCCAGTGACGTGTAAGTTGGAGGGGTCATGGCAGGGGGCAGTtgctgggggcttggaggaggctgtggggGGGTGCCAGCTCTTCAGCAGACAGGGCATGTGGCAGGCAGGAGATGCTCTTCTGGCCAGAAGCGCAGGGGACCTGGCTCTCAGCAGTCATGCATGCACAGTGAGCACCAAGCTTGCTGTTCGATTTTTTTTCTCCGGCCACCAGCAGAGACTGTGAAATTatcttctgcctcttctctgcctGTTTGCAGGGCGGTGGAGACACCATTTCCGACCTCCCTGTCAGTGAAAAGAGCCAGCTTTTACCTGGgcaacaggaggagaaagaaaggcttATTTACAGTAAGTGTCCCCCGTGGCGTCTGGCTGCCCTGGGACACTGGTGTCACCACGTCACTGTGGGCCTGTGGGCTGGCTGTGGGACAGAGGCAcccagggcagggtggggagcagGTGCTGCACACCCAGCAGCGCGGAGGATACCCCTCCACAAGGCCAGCAGTGCTTCTTGACCTCCATGgcggaaaggggaagaaaagcaagcagaaatcCAGTGCAGCCATTGCTGAgccctgtgctctgccctggaGCTGGGACATGGTGCAGACAGCAATGCGCACGGGTGGGAAGTGGCCGGCAGGACCAACTGTCAGGCTCACCCTCTCCTACTTTCCAGTGgtgaaaagagaaagagcagCTGTGGAGCACTTGTTTCTGTCACTTTGTGGGACAAAGCACATTACCAGCTGTGTAATGCCAGAAAGACAGTTGATGACACAGTGTCATTAACAGAAAAATTAGGGCTGTGTCTGATCCTGACTATGGTAGTGAAAGCCTTCTGCAGCTTACGAGCCTCTTGCCAATGCCCCTGTTGTGCCAGCTGTTCAATTGCCCAAGCCCAGGATTTTGGCAGGTTGAAGATGTAACAAGGATCTGATACATGTGCATGAATCATGTGGAGGCTTTCAAAGcccaggagggagggaaacaAGCAAAATTACGGAGAGATATTCAGGTCATGAATCACCTGCAATTTCCATTGCCTCCTGGTCTTGCTGGACTTGCTCTCCATcatgcttcttcctcttttccaggGCTTGCTCAGACAGCTTGTCCTGTTGCCAGGAGCTGATGCCACCCCCCGAATATGCACGTCCATGAATTTTAAAGTAGCAACGCTCTCTGTCCCCACTATTCTCCAGGATCTCCCAACGAAGCCGGCAAGCAATGAGGTGCTGAAATACCCATATGGTCAGTAATACCCCACAACAAGAAGAGCTTGGCGTGTTTGGGCTTTCCCAGTTTCATTGTGGAGGGCTCTTTGCTCATGGCTGGGCAAAGAGCTggggcagagggaaagagaaTTTCCCAAACATTTTGTGTTTCTGCAAGTGTATTTGGGCTCTGGAGTCCACCGGGGAATTTTGTCTAACCTAGAGATCCCAGAGAGGTATCTGGGGTAGTCTGAGCTCAGGAAGATGGGGAAGGATTGAGAAGCTGGATATCCCAGGGCACGATGGCGAGCACCACTGTCCAGCCCTCTTTGTGTGCTGGGGTGAGTCACACCGCTCCTCCTTCACATGCGCTGAGAGGCGCCTGCCTTGCTCTTGTCTGTGCCCAGAGACTGATATGAAGGTGACCTTCGGATCCCGCCCGCCCTGCACCAAGCATGAGAAGGCACATTTCTGGTTCAACGCCTCCCAGAGAGGGCTGTACCTGTGCAACGGCAGCACCTGGATTTCCATGCTGGAAGGTAACGGTGtgcgctgcctgcacagctttcTAGGCTGCAGGGGGGCTTGTGCAGTGGGAGAGGAGTAGAGATTTGCCCTGACAGAACTTTGGGGCAGAAACCAAGTCTGCAAAGAAACAACAGGGCAGTATGATACAGCCGTGGTGTCCCTGCATGGCTTTCTCCTGTTTGGCAGGGCTTTGCTCTCTGTAGCCACGTGGACACTTTCAGTGTAGCTCTTGGCTCAAGCCCCTCTGGGAGCCTGCTCCCTGAACACCCACCCTGTGTCTGTGTTGCCTCTCCGTCTTGTCTGTCCTCCCAGTGCTTCTCTGGTCAGGAGTGAGCTGCCACCTCATCACGCAGGGCAGCTTGGCCTGCCAagagctgtgctgcagcaatgCCCACGCTGTGGGGATGCTCCCTGCCACGGGGTCCTGAACCTGCAGGTGCTCCTGGCACCGAAACGCTTGCAGGGTAGACAAGAAAGACACATCATCTGAGTGAGCAATGGAACCGTGACAATGTCCTTATAGCTTTGCTGGCCTTAGTGCAGAAAACAGTGTTGCAACATTGTAGGAACAATGAAGCAAAGCTAACCAGCTCCTGTAGCAAAGGGGGTCAATGTTATTCGAAAACGAAACAGATTTTGTCCACTCACGCTCCCCCACATGCTCACAAATACCAAGATTCATGTATCTAGGTGGTCTACCCAGGGTCCCTTGTGAGGACACTAAGGATGAGGTACACCAGCCACCGAGTTGTCCTCCTCCCCTCTCTTGGGCTTCTCTTGTGCTGGAAACCCCACACTGGGTTTGGATGTGCCTTTTGTCCCCTGTGGGAGCTGGCAGTGGCTGGCCTCCCCCTCCTGTCCCTTGGGGATGACCTTTGGGCATCATCAGGATTAGTACCATGTCCTTGTTTTCTCAGGGAGACATTGTTCTGGGATGTCACTGACCTCTTCAGCTTGGTGCCACCAACACCAGCTGTTCCTGTAACCCTTCTCCTGCCATTCGTCCCTTCTGGTGTCTCCCAGACTTTCCCATCCATTCACCATTGGAATCAATCTTAGTATTTCTGTCCCAATTTCTTGCATTAGTGCTGTCTAAATCTTCTCAGTGTCTTTTTCCAGAGCTCATGCAGATTCAAGTCGGAGGGAGGATGTGGTGCAGGGCTGTTGCAGCGGGGTATGGATTAACCCAGATGGTCTCAGCTGTCCAGGGCATTTTGCCCCATGTGTCACAGCTGTATGTCCCTTCTTCGCCTCGCCATTCTTTTTAggataaaaatacaaaaacacttCTTAAGCCgcaatctaatttttttttcctgcttccagtAGAGGAGTGCCAGGCAGAGCATTTGGAAGTGTCACCCTGCAGACAAAGAGCGGGCTCAGGGTGGATGGGGGCTGAACGTGCTGCTCGAAAAGACAGAGTCAGTCCATTCACCAGCCCCTCAGGTTTAAGCCCTTCACCATCCGGGATGCTACAACCTCTATTTTCATCATAAAGCTCCCTGCAGAAGCAAATGCCACCAAACCAGCTCGGCTATGCAACATGGGGCACATCTGAATGCAGGGTGTTCCAGTTGAGGCCTGACTCCTCCTTTTTTGTCGTTTCCTAGTGAAACAAAGGCTTGACTATGTGGAGGAGTACCAGAATCTGGTGACCAACTCCGAGACGATGGGCATTGAGGTCTTCACCATCCCAAAGGTGGGACTGTTTGCAGCCACTGCCAACCGGTACACTCCCCCTGGATCAGCTATCTACAAGTGGACTGATGGGAAGTTTGTGCCCTATCAGAACATTCCCACCTACCAAGCTCAGTCCTGGAAGTACTTCACCATAGGAAAAAAGGTAGGTCTGTCTAGAAGGTTATTTCAATGCTGTAATAAACTGAAAATGCCAAACACTGCCCTAGACCGAATCTGAGTCTCAGACCAGGGGTAAATTTTGTGAGTAAATCTTCATCTCTGCTGTCTTTGATGGAGTTATGCTGACACGCATATTCAGCAGGTAAGGGCCTGTTCTGGGGGCTGCCTGATGAGCTACGTGCACACTGTTGCCTGCTCTCTGTATTCTAATGTTTTTGCCGAGACACAACAGCATCCTTCCGTTTCATGTTCAGCAACTGATGCTCGTAGCATAGATAACCGCGTGTCCAGATTGCTCAGATCTCATCCTCGGGGTGTGCAGCTCTCCAGGATGCCCCAGAGACAACGATTTTCTTTGTCAGCCTCCAAAGTGACCTTTTAGAGTTTGACACCCTCCCATGTGTCAGCGTTGGTTTTTAGCAGTCTCTGCCTGTTCCTGCCTCAGATGTGGTGTGCCTATGAATGCCAGCATCAAAATGTCCTTCACATGTGGTTGCGTATCATGCAGAGCTGTGGTCTAGCTTGATCTTCATTTTGCTGGTGTATCCAGCAGGCCACTTTAAGCGAGGCAGGAACCTCCCCACACAGGGGCTGTGGCATTGCTCTCGGGCACACAGTGCCTGAAATGGGAGCCCAGAGGGCAAATCCCTCTGACCATCTGCAAGGCAGAAGACTTGCCATGCACATGGCCTGCTCTGATCTTAGACACCTATCTTCGGTCTTAGAGAGCCATTGGAGCCCATGGGTGCTCTCCTAGAGCTCCAGTGTGTCCAACCATCAGTATTTTTAAGTCCTTTTGCTTTTAAGTCATTCCAGGAGTTTGGATCCATCTCTCCTGCCCTAGGCAATCTGCCACATGACTTCAGCAGAGTATCTGCCTGGCTTGACTCCCTGGGGAGTTACTCATCACCTTGCGATGAGCCCCAGGCCAGCCGAACAAACACTTCCCAAGAGCCAGCCCTGTGCAGAGCTCCCAGAGTAATTTAGATCACTCTCCCTCCAGCATGATGCGTCCTGGCTTGTTGCCATCTCCTGCTGAACGCCACCCAGGGTGGCTGCAGGCGCCTTGTTCATGAGCTGCATGCACCAAGATGTGGAGGGATGGGCAGAAATCCTGCCTTCAGGCTTCGCTGACACTGACAGCCCTGCCGTTTGGATAGAGCTCTGCCGGCTGTGCAAAGCTCTGTCTGCAACCTCATGGGCAGAACACAGGAACATCCTTGGCTGCATTTATGCACCGATGGGAGCCAACCCAGCATTTCCTACTATCAGTCCAGACCCACAACACCCCCTTGGAGCAATGACTGCAGGTCAAGAGAAGGAAACCAggctggtggctcccaagagcaacCAGGAGCCAGAACACCCAGGGGCCTCCCTGACTCCCTCCTCCCTGTTGTTCTTGCACAGTGAAGCCCACACGTTGGTACTAACCAAGGCTAATGTGCTGCTTTGCCTTCAGCTCTTCACTGTTTTCAGCCATCCTGCTGTGATGGAGCTGTTCCCTGTTTGGTTAGAACATATTTCCAGAGGGCATGTGCTCATCCTTGTATAAAATCTATGCATCTATATATGATGTTTGAAGCAGATTGGCCCCAGACTTCCTAGGCAGGGGAACCTCTCCTTGACAGCTTGGGACAGATTTTCTAGTTGGGGCTAGCCTCAGCACTCAGGAGAAGGTGGGAGATACAAAGGCACATGTAGCTGCAGTGCTCTGTGCCCAGCTCCCAGTGCTTGGAATATGTGATGTGTCACCGGAGAGCGAGGGACCTCCGGCTCCTGAGTCGCTGTGTTGGATCCGGGACTTTCTCTTCCCTTTAGAGCTGTGTTTCTGGAGAGGCCCTGAAGGAACGCTCCTTGAAGTGGGAGCTTGTTGGTTTGTGCAGGAGAGCTGCCTCGGGCTGACCAGACACTGGGGACATATCTTCCCTGGAGGGAGGTGCAGACCTGGGACAGGCCTCCGCATAGAGGGGaaggtctccatccttggagaagtTCGAGCCTTGGCCACACAAAGCCATGGCCTAGTGCTAGCAGCAGTCTCTCTCTGCTGTCGCAGCCTACTTCCCAGCTGCTTGTTGCCGGTGCTGGGGCGCTTGTGTCTCAGAGTCATTGATGGCTTTTGGAGAAAGCCAGGCCATGTGCTTTGGGTCTCGCTGCGTGCGCTTCATCCGAGTCACGAGATCAAGGAGGAACAATGGACCACGACTCACCAGGAAACAGCACCCGTTTTATCTGCACCTCCAGGACCAACCAGCACGTTCTGCCTCCCCTCTTGCTTCCTCTGATTACAATCCCCAGCATCTGCATAAGCCAAATCTTCCAAAAGGCACCAGGTGCTTCCTGAACACTGGGAAACCCACAGCAGCAATTAGTGAAAGTAGAAGGATGTGGAAACCAAGGGGCCCCAGCAGGCCTGTGGGGAGCAAAAGCATCTGACGGGATCCTGGGTCCTGGTTTAGGGTCAGGTGACTGGGGTCTGAGTTTGTTTGCAGAGAGAAAGCTTACAATGAAGCCAAATTCCTTCTGTTTCTGGCAAAATTTCAGGGGTATACTTGGCCTTTGCATAGAAAAAGAAGCCCCAAATGCCAAAAGTGGAAAAAGAGGTCTGGAAAATATTTAGTTTTCTCTCAAGGAAGCAAAATAatcattattactgttattatttcaaagttttttcCTAACAACAGACCCTGTTTTTGGGAAAGGTTAGTTAGCTCAGATCCCCTGCACCCCCATGGCCCATTTCACTCCCCTGGCAGTGTTCCCCTTCTCCAGACCCAGCGTGGGCTCGGGGACTCCCTTGGCGCCTCGTGGCCTGAGTGACTGCATGGCGTCTCTGCCTTCGCTGGACTGCTGATATTGTGGTTGCAaactgcctcctcctccagggGCCCCTAcccctgccgctgcctcccgTGCCTGCTCTCACAGCTGTCGTGACGGTGCAGGTCCTCAGCTCACCCAGCCCATGGGTGGGCTGCCAAGGTGCACAGATGTGGCTCTGCAAACACATGCATCGGACACGCATGGACTGAGAGCCCCTCAGCTTAGCCCacggcagggcagaggcagggccacCGTGATGTGTCTGCCCGCTGCAATCGAGCTGCCTCTGACCCTGCACCAGCCAGCTAGCGACCTGCTTGGGccgtgcgggctgggggctgtgcaAAGGCAGGGGGGACCACGGGGCTCTGCTGAGCACTGGCTTGGTGCTGGGTGGGTGCCAGGCTGGAGGAAGAGGTGGTTATCCCGAATTTGGGCCTCCGTTCAGGGAGCAAGCTGTCTGATCAGACCGAGTTCCCTGCAGCCCAACCCAGTGGCAGCCAGAGCTTTGCCAGCAAAATGCCAATGGCTCGTCCCTTTCCAAAGCCCTCCACAAGCCGCTGGGGCTCTGTCCCCGCTCTGGCTGCGATGCGCAGGCCATGCAGCCGCTCAGGGCCGTACTCTGCCCGCgctcctgccagccggggccgtcctGCCCCGCGCATCCCGCAAACGTGTGCCCtgggccctcccagccccacgtcctgcCTTCGCCCCACCTGTGCTTGATTGTGCCCCTGCAAGACGAGACAACCAAGATGTCCTGGCTTGTTATTTTTCAGATCTTCCTAGCAGTGGCTAATTTTGAGCAGAATGACAGGGGTCAGGAGTACTCTGTAATATACAAGTGGAGCCGCAGGAAAGAGAAATTCTTCACGTACCAGAGGATCGCCACGCACAGCGCTAGGGACTGGGAGGCATTTGTCATTGAGGGAGAGGCTTTCCTCGCAGTGGTCAACCACAGAGAAGGTACCCAGCCCTTACCCCTTCCTGGCCCGGCTCAGCTGGGCGCGTGGCCAGGGCAGGCAGCTCAGCGGGGGTGTCGCAGGGGGTCTGCAGCACCGCAGCTCAGCCGCCACTCGCTGCAGGGACGAAGCTTCAGAGCCTCCTCCCACGGCCGGGGCGACACTGCAGCTCCCCCGTGCCAGGCGCATCCTTGCTGGGAGCACGAGGCAAAGCCAGGGAGTCAGTGGACACAGATTGGACTGCAGTGTCCCCTGGGAAACCCAAACCCTCACAGACCATCTGATTTTAGGAGAGGAAAATGTCTGGGGAAGTGGCTGACGCCATCCCCATCTCTGCTTCCAGCTGCAGGGATAAGGACAGCAGCAGGGGCAGTGTTTTTGCTGAGTATCTCTGCTTCTTTTCATCTGTTTCCCCAAAGCTAGTTAACATGGTGGGGTAGTTAGGGCAGCCATGGAGGTTTGCAGGAGCCTTTGGAGAAGCCAGAGCATCAGCCTTGTGGGTGTGTGGAGAAAAACAAGGGAATGACCTTTGCGCCCTCCAAATCAGCCTGCCTGGCATGCCCGCCCTCCCTGGACACCCCGCAGAGGTGATTTGGCTTTTTTGCCCTCCCAAGCCATGAGCTATTCTGGGTTGGCGCGTGTATACCCCACACGGAGGATGACGGGGTTGGTGCCATGGCCCTGGCTCTCCAGGGTGCCCCCAGCTGGGTTTGGACCCCAGGCAGGTGGGCTCCAGCCCTTCTCCCTGCTGGGGGGCTGGATCCCAGGGCCTCCCCTCTTCCAGCACCGGGCTTAAAGCTGGTGACAGGTTGCTTGGGCACCAGTCGCCTATGGACTGGGCTGTGAAATCCCCTGTCCCAACTGTCAAACCCCCACCACGACCAACTCGGACTTGACCTACTCCTGTGGCAGTGGGCAGGAGGGTCCCACTGGGGCATGCACATTGTGCAAGGGTCAAGATCATCCATGGCCAAACCAAGCCAGGGGCCCTCCACTCCGCCGGTGCTGGACAGTCAGTCCCAGAAGAGGTGCCGCTCACCCACGTGGCCATTTCCTGCACAGCCCCTGCTCCCCAGAGTCCTTCTTGCCAAATTTTTCCCCTTGCCATGAAGATTGCCCATAAACACATAGTCCAGCTGCTGCTCAGACATCAGAAGCATCAGCGGGGCAAAGCCGAAGG carries:
- the TSPEAR gene encoding thrombospondin-type laminin G domain and EAR repeat-containing protein, producing the protein MSAPLLVWAVLLHWAARGGLVRGGRTWQHCTDLRPLDILSEVVPASGLGQDMRVFQVQGVRGFQLTASRPRALGFPASRLFIHCDRFPEEFSIIVTLRVLNVPAKRNEYLFTLMAEESHSVLVGLRYSPNKLHFLFWSQEHFNGWQTCVTFHNVSLSDNQWHTLVLAVSGQSFSLTVDCNVPSDVAVETPFPTSLSVKRASFYLGNRRRKKGLFTGLLRQLVLLPGADATPRICTSMNFKVATLSVPTILQDLPTKPASNEVLKYPYETDMKVTFGSRPPCTKHEKAHFWFNASQRGLYLCNGSTWISMLEVKQRLDYVEEYQNLVTNSETMGIEVFTIPKVGLFAATANRYTPPGSAIYKWTDGKFVPYQNIPTYQAQSWKYFTIGKKIFLAVANFEQNDRGQEYSVIYKWSRRKEKFFTYQRIATHSARDWEAFVIEGEAFLAVVNHREGNNHNIDSVIYRWNPRTGLFETNQTIPTSGAYDWEFFTIGPYSFLAVANTFNGTSTKIYSHIYIWLSGCFQLFQSILTFGAADWEVFHIGNRVFLAVANSHSYDSGTLVPSNFYAINSSIYELNITAQMFVKFQDLLTYSALDWEFFSVGDDYFLVVANSFDGFTFSVNSIIYRWQGYEGFVAVHRLPTVGCRDWEAFNTTEGSYLLYSSAKEPLSKVLKLKTT